In the Maribacter sp. MJ134 genome, one interval contains:
- a CDS encoding FadR/GntR family transcriptional regulator, whose amino-acid sequence MKIEILTRGEHQEIQHKIISQIRDLMNFKNLEPGDKLPSERMLSEKFGVSRTNIREAIQKLEFYGLVYSKPQSGTFVADIGQVAMNGMIEDILRLEEPDFKSLVETRILLELKTVRLAAQRRTRADLNQMQMALEAYAEKVTNGEDAVQEDLLFHLAIAKASGNSTMNTFMLIITPEIITNFEKYHVCDKGLAFRGIEEHQEIFDAIKEQNPQLAKEKMKIHFKTLYQYCYNI is encoded by the coding sequence ATGAAGATAGAAATACTAACAAGAGGGGAACATCAAGAAATTCAACATAAAATTATTTCTCAGATTAGAGATTTAATGAATTTTAAAAATTTAGAACCTGGGGATAAGCTTCCCTCGGAAAGAATGCTTTCTGAAAAATTTGGAGTAAGTAGAACAAATATTCGAGAAGCAATACAGAAATTAGAGTTTTATGGCTTGGTGTATTCTAAACCTCAAAGTGGAACCTTCGTGGCAGATATTGGTCAAGTTGCCATGAACGGAATGATCGAGGATATTTTGAGATTGGAAGAACCTGACTTTAAATCCTTGGTAGAAACGAGAATATTATTGGAACTCAAAACGGTAAGGCTAGCGGCGCAAAGGCGAACCAGAGCAGATTTAAATCAAATGCAAATGGCCTTGGAAGCATATGCGGAAAAGGTAACTAACGGAGAGGATGCGGTGCAAGAAGATCTTCTCTTCCATTTAGCGATTGCAAAGGCAAGCGGAAACAGCACCATGAATACGTTCATGTTAATTATCACGCCAGAAATCATTACCAATTTTGAAAAGTATCATGTGTGTGACAAAGGATTGGCGTTTCGAGGAATTGAAGAGCACCAAGAAATCTTCGATGCCATTAAGGAACAAAATCCACAGTTGGCGAAAGAAAAAATGAAGATTCATTTTAAAACCTTATATCAGTATTGTTACAATATATAG
- a CDS encoding MFS transporter gives MKVKGLRWWIITLIFVATVINYIDRTAFALLWPQMGEDLGMDNSDYALMLNIFMVTYALSKFLSGRLYDKIGTRIGFILSIVVWSLAATFHAVAQGIVSLSAVRGMLGLGEAGLWPGAVKSNGEWFPVKQRALAQGIFNSGASIGNVIAPVIIVYLYAQFGWKSTYVILGVIGLLWVIPWFILNKSKPEDHPWITEEERNLILNDRIENNDVVVEGAKSLSVTKILSYKQPWGILLCRFFIEPIWWFFAGWMPIYLNSKFGLSIEEIGKTMWISYLMAAAGGILGGMFTEAIIKRTSVDVGRKASIVIGCLLIIIGFVSIITFVSDSNYMTFIYLAGLALFGFQFAIGNIQTLSSDLFKGPSVGTLAGLAGTVAAVSPIIMNWFIGTITKGGSYTPAFVAITVSVVLAVLAIFILIRKIKLVDTTIDRIRN, from the coding sequence ATGAAAGTTAAAGGTTTAAGATGGTGGATTATCACATTGATTTTTGTGGCGACCGTTATTAATTACATTGATAGAACGGCTTTTGCACTTTTGTGGCCGCAAATGGGTGAAGATTTGGGCATGGATAATTCCGATTACGCCTTAATGCTCAATATCTTCATGGTAACATATGCCCTTAGTAAATTTTTATCCGGAAGATTGTATGACAAAATAGGCACTAGAATCGGTTTTATCCTTTCTATAGTGGTCTGGTCATTAGCTGCGACATTTCATGCGGTGGCTCAGGGAATAGTTTCCTTATCTGCAGTACGCGGAATGCTAGGGCTTGGAGAGGCAGGTTTATGGCCTGGAGCCGTAAAAAGTAACGGAGAATGGTTTCCTGTAAAACAACGAGCACTCGCACAAGGTATTTTTAACTCTGGAGCTTCCATTGGAAATGTCATAGCTCCGGTTATCATAGTTTATTTGTATGCGCAATTTGGATGGAAGTCCACCTATGTAATATTGGGGGTCATAGGTCTGCTTTGGGTAATTCCTTGGTTTATCCTAAACAAATCAAAACCAGAAGACCATCCATGGATTACCGAGGAAGAAAGAAATTTGATACTAAACGACAGGATAGAAAATAATGATGTTGTCGTCGAAGGTGCCAAAAGTCTAAGCGTGACCAAAATACTAAGTTATAAACAACCATGGGGAATATTATTGTGTAGGTTTTTCATTGAACCAATATGGTGGTTTTTTGCCGGTTGGATGCCTATTTATCTCAATTCAAAATTTGGATTAAGCATAGAAGAAATTGGAAAGACTATGTGGATTTCCTACCTAATGGCGGCCGCAGGAGGAATCTTAGGAGGAATGTTCACTGAGGCCATTATAAAACGTACATCCGTTGATGTTGGTAGAAAAGCAAGTATAGTAATAGGGTGTCTTTTAATCATTATAGGCTTTGTTTCCATTATAACGTTCGTCTCCGATTCTAACTACATGACCTTCATATATCTTGCAGGTTTGGCACTCTTCGGGTTCCAATTTGCCATCGGTAATATTCAGACCTTATCCAGCGATTTATTCAAAGGACCCTCTGTAGGCACCTTGGCTGGCTTAGCAGGGACGGTTGCCGCCGTATCTCCAATTATTATGAACTGGTTTATTGGAACTATTACCAAAGGAGGTTCTTATACGCCGGCCTTTGTAGCTATTACCGTATCAGTGGTTTTAGCAGTTCTAGCTATTTTCATCTTAATTAGAAAAATAAAATTAGTAGACACCACAATAGATAGAATAAGAAATTAA